GAGATAATGAAAGCGGGGAGAAGGATAAAGAGAAGGATGCTTCAGAACAATCTGGTTCAGGTGGTGGGGAGACGTTAGTATTTGGTCGAGGTGGAGATTCAACTTCATTGGACCCATCAAGAACGACAGAGGGAGAAACGTTTAAAGTAACAATTAACCTTTTTGAAACATTATTAACTTTTGAAGATGAAGGGACAGCGGTTGAGCCGGGGCTTGCGAAGTCTTGGGAGCCATCAGAAGACGGTTTAACGTATACTTTCGAACTTCAAGAAGGCGTTAAGTTCCATGATGGAACAGATTTCAACGCGGAAGCAGTTGTGAAAAACTTTGAACGTTGGGCTTCGGGAGACGCTGAAAAACACCCGTATTATAATTCTATGTTTGGTGGATTTGAAGGCGATGAAGGTCACGTTATTGAGTCCGTAACTGCTGAAGGCGACCATACTGTCGTCTTCAAACTAACACGTCCACAAGCTCCATTTTTGAAAAACCTTGCGATGGACATGTTTGCGATTGCAAGTCCAACAGCGTTTGAAGAGCAAGGTGACGATGATTTTGAAAGAAATCCTGTTGGAACAGGGCCATTCAAATTTGTAGAGTGGAAACCAAATGATTCTATTACGATTGAACGTTTTGATGATTATTGGCAAGAGGGTCTACCAAAATTAGATAAAGTGATTTTCCGTTCTATTCCTGATAATGCTGCAAGATTGAACGCGTTAACTGCGGGAGAAATTGACTTAGCAGATGGAATTAACCCTTCTGACGGTGCGTCAATTGAGGGGAACCCAGATTTACAATTATTTGAGCGTCCATCTATGAACGTTGGTTATTTAGGGTTGACGGTTACACGTGAACCGTTTGATAACAAACTTGTACGTCAAGCAATGAACCATGCAATTGATAAACAATCAATCATTGATGCATTTTTTGAAGGACGCGCTGATATTGCAGTCAACCCAATGCCGCCTTCCGTTTCAGGATACAATGATGAGATTGAAGGATATGATTACAATCCTGAAAAAGCAAAAGAACTTTTAGAGGAAGCTGGTTACGGTGACGGTTTTGAAATGGAACTTTGGGCAATGCCAGTTCCACGTCCGTACATGCCAGACGGCGAAAAAGTTGCAGAAGTGATTCAGAAAAACCTTGCTGACATTGGTATCACTGCAAAAATTGTTTCTCATGAATGGGCAACATATTTAGAACTTGCAAGTAAAGGTGATGCTGATGCATTTATGCTTGGATGGACGGGAGACAATGGTGACCCGGATAACTTCTTATACGTTCTTCTAGATGAAGATAATATTGGAAGTAATAACTATACGTATTTCAAAAACGATGAAACACATGAGTTATTTATCGAGGCACAAACAGAGGTCGATGAAGAGAAGCGTATTGAGCTTTATAAAAAAGCACAAGAAATTCTTCATGAAGAAGCACCATGGGTACCACTTGCGCACTCAATCCCACTTTTAGCGGGTTCTAAAGACATAACTGGTTTCTTACCTCATCCAACTGGGTCAGATTTACTTTCAAATGTTGACTTAGAAAGGTAAGGGAAGGCCAATAGCGTCAGGCAATTAATGTTAACAAATTTATAGAATAAGGTTCTAGATTTTAGTATTCTCTAGCAATAGAGAAAGGGGGAAGTCTACCAGATTTCCTCCTTTTTTCACCATTAAATTAGAGCTGAGTACGTAGGAAGAGTTCGTGAGGTGAAGTTAATGCTTAGCTATATTGGGAAAAGATTACTACAGCTTATTCCAGTCCTGCTTGGGATGACGTTTATTGTCTTTATGATCATCCGGGCAATCCCAGGTAATCCCGCACAAGTAATCCTTGGTCAACAAGCGACAGAAGAAGCGGTTGCGGCATTGACAGCTAAACTTGGGTTGGATAAACCATGGTATACGCAGTACTTTGATTATTTAAAAGGGATTATGACAGGTAATTTGGGCGAATCGATGAGAACACGTGCCCCTGTCGCAGAAGAAATATGGCCTTATTTGGCAGCGACATTTGAACTTGCCTTATTTGCGATGATTATTGCGGTCGTTATTGGGATAAATGCAGGTATTATTTCAGCCTGGTTTCAAAACTCTTGGTTTGATTATACGGCGATGATTCTTGCACTTGTCGGTGTATCGATGCCAATCTTTTGGTTAGGATTGATGGGACAATGGGCGTTTGCCTTAGAGTTAGGGTGGTTGCCAACGACAGGTAGAGAACCAGTCCGAGATCCCGTGGCCGCAATTACGCATTTATATGTCATTGACACAATTATTGCTGGTCGTTTTGATCAATTAGGACAAGTGCTGCGTCATTTAGTACTGCCTGGACTCGCGCTTGCAACAATACCAATGGCGATTATTGCGCGAATGACACGGTCCAGTATGCTTGAAGTGATGCGTTCAGATTATGTCAGGACTGCTAGAGCGAAAGGTCAGAAAATGTTTTTCGTTGTGTACAAACATGCACTTAAAAACGCGATTATTCCTGTGTTAACAATTATTGGATTGCAATTGGGCATGTTACTGGGTGGCGCGATTTTAACTGAAACCATTTTCGCATGGCCTGGCATTGGGCGATATATATACGAGGCAATAGGTTATAGAGATTATCCCGTCATTCAATCAGGTATTTTAATCGTCGCATTCTTTTTCGTCATGATTAACTTAATTGTAGATCTGTTATATAGCTTTATTGATCCGAGGATAAAATATGATTAAGGAAGGGGGGAGCGAAGATGTCTGAATTAGCTCCAAAAGTAGATGGAATTGCTGAAGTGGAAATCAGTCAAAATGTTGGTCCTTGGCGTGAAGCATGGAGAGGATTTAGAAAAAGTAAGGTAGCGGTAGTTGGCGCATTAATTGTCTTGTTTTTTATTTTACTCGCTATATTCGGACCGTTTCTTGCTAAAGAAGGCATTAACGACCAAGTGATGGCTGATCGCCTACAACCCCCTTCGGCTGAATATTGGTTAGGAACCGATGATTTTGGAAGGGATATATTATCAAGAATCATCCATGGAGCAAGGATTTCACTGTGGGTTGGGTTTTCATCCGTTATTGGCTCTGTCATCGTCGGAAGTATTCTGGGAATTATTGCGGGATACTATGGGCGTTGGGTGGATGTCCTAATTTCAAGAGTCTTTGATATAATGCTCGCATTTCCATCGATTTTATTAGCCATTGCAATTGTTGCCGTACTAGGCCCATCCTTACAAAATGCGCTCATTGCAATCGCAATTATTAACGTGCCAAACTTTGGCCGCCTGATTCGGTCGAAGGTGTTAAGTATTAAAGAAGATGAATACATTACCGCGGCCAAAGGAATTGGCATGCGGGATGTTAGAATTTTATTTGCGCATATCCTTCCGAACTCAATGGCGCCGGTCATTGTACAAGGAACGCTTGCGATCGCAACAGCGATTCTTGAAGCGGCGGCGCTCGGATTTTTAGGGTTAGGTGCACAAGCGCCAATGCCGGAGTGGGGAAAAATGCTAGCGGACTCTAAAAACTATATGCAAACCGCACCTTGGACAATGATTTTCCCGGGGCTTGCGATTATGCTGACAGTACTTGGATTTAACTTAATGGGGGATGGATTGCGCGATGCAATGGACCCGCGAATGAAAAATTAAAAACAACCTACAAGTTGATTGTAACTCCAACTTGTAGGTTGTTTTGTTAATAAATATCTTCTTGTATTTCTTTACTTACTTCACTTTCATGGTGCTTTTGGATATAAGTAATGAGTTTATCCAGGTGCTCTAGTTGTTCTTCGTAATTTAAAATTGCTGATAAAATATGAAGTAAATGATAAGTAGAGAAGTCTTCAATTTCTTTTGTCACACTGATTTCCTTCGCGAAAATCTCCATCACTTCATGACGCTGAATATAGTTTTCCAAGTTGGATTCAAGGTTTTCGGCTTTTAATTTGCCAACAAACTTTAAATGCAATTGTTCGTGAAAAGTAAGTAATATATCCAGTCTTTCTTGCACCATGATTCGGAAATGTTCCGGTAAATTAATCAGTTCGTTTTCATACTGATGTAGTTTTTTTAGCATTTCATAACTACTTCTTGATGTAGCAATCATTTGCCTGTAAATCACAAGTTTCCTTGTTTTTGCTCGCGTTATTTTTTTGAAATAGCTTCTTTCCTCTTTAAAAAACAAATACGTTTGATCGATTTCAGTCAATCGATCTCTAATTTTCTTTATTGATTTTTTAGTCGCAATATGGTCAGAAGCTTGACGACCTGCTAGTCGTGTCCATCGGATTATTTCATCCTGTGATTCATGAATGGATTGGAAAAGCTTTGTTTCATATTTTGGTGGCATAAATAACAAGTTTACAAGAAAAGCTGAAAGGACACCGACTACAATTGTAAAGAAACGAAGCAGTGCAAATGAAAGAAATTCATCGCCCCTAATTTCCATTATGGCAATCATCATAACGAGCGCCATTGAAATTGACTTTTCTAGACCAAGTTTATTCATGAGTAAAATAATGACAACAGCTGCTAAACCAATGATGATTAACTGATGGCCAAAAATTAGAACGAAAGTAACCGCAATAATCGCGCCAATAATATTTCCTTGTATTTGTTCGACTATCCTTAAGTAGGAGCGATAAATGGATGGTTGAATTGCGAAAATAGCCGCGATACCAGCAAATACGGTAGTTGGTAATTTGAGCAACTCGGCTATGAATAAAGCGAGTACAATTGCAACACCTGTTTTTAAAATCCGAGCCCCAAGTCTCATAAGGTTGTTCCTCTCTGTTCAAAAATGAAATACTGAATCTGCAAAGCTTCCATAGGACGCGGATAATGACTGACATAAAATTATCCGCGCCTACTCAGTTTATTCGAAGCTATTATACAACAACTTACGAATTCAATGTTGCTGAAAGTTCTTCAAATGATTTATCGACCGCAGAAATCGTTTCTTTAATATCGTCTTCAGTATGTTCAGTTGTTAAGAACCAAGCTTCGTATTTAGATGGGGCGATATTAATACCGTTTTTCAATAATAACTTGAAAAACTTTCCGAAAACTTCGCCGTCTGTTGCTTCTGCTTGTTCGTAGTTTTCAACCTTTTCGTCTGTGAAGAAAAGTGTTAGTGCACCGCCTAGACGATTTGTCGTCAGGGTAACACCGTGCTTTTTAGCGGATTGTAGAATTCCTTCTTCAAGCATCGTACCAAGTCGATCCATTTCTTCATAAACACCTTCTGTCTGAAGCACTTCAAGACATGCGATTCCAGCAAGCATCGATGCGGGATTTCCAGCCATTGTTCCTGCTTGGTAGGCAGGGCCGAGCGGTGCAACTTGTTCCATGATTTCTTGTTTACCACCATAAGCACCGATTGGTAAACCTCCGCCAATCACTTTTCCGAGTGCAGTTAGGTCAGGTGTTAATCCGAGCATGTCTTGTGCACCGCCGTAGTGGAAGCGGAAAGCTGTAATGACTTCATCATAAACGATGAGCGCTCCTTTATCTGCAGCTAGTTCATGAACTAGTTCTAAAAATCCTTCGTTTGGTTCAACAATCCCAAAGTTTCCAACAATAGGTTCCACTAGCACACAAGCTACTTCGTGACCCCACTTTTCCATCGCCTCTTTATAGGCTTCTGGATTGTTAAAAGGAATCGTAATTACTTCTTTTGCAATTGAATTAGGAACACCCGCGGAATCAGGTGTGCCAAGTGTTGCAGGACCTGAACCAGCTGCCACAAGTACTAAATCTGAATGTCCGTGATAACAGCCAGCAAACTTCATGATTTTTGTTCTGTTTGTGTAGGCTCTTGCAACACGAATTGTCGTCATTACAGCTTCTGTACCTGAGTTTACGAAGCGAACTTTATCCATTTTCGGCATCGCTTCTTTTAGCATTTTGGCGAATTTCACTTCATGTCGTGTCGGTGTTCCATAAAGAAGTCCCGTTTCAGCTGCATGCGTCACCGCTTTTGTAATATGCGGATGCGCATGACCCGTAACGATTGGACCATAGGCTGCTAGATAATCGATATATTTATTGCCATCTACATCCCAAAAGTAGGCACCTTTCGCTCTATCCATAACCGTCGGTGCACCGCCACCTACTGCATGGTAGCCGCGGGATGGACTGTTTACTCCACCTACGATATGCTCCGTAGCTTCTTTATAAATGATTTCTGATTTTGTTCTATTCATGTTGATATCCTCCGTTCGTGTGTTACTTCTTCTATTCTAAACAAAATTTCCTCAATACGCCAAAGAAATTGAAAGTGGAAGATTCCTCGGGTACGATAATGAAAGAGTTTATTCATAATTAGGGGAGGAAATGACAATGACAGTACTTGAAGGAAAAAAAGCACCATTTTTTTCACTACGTAATGAAAATGGAGAGCTTGTTTCGTTAGAAGACTTTGCAAATGAAAAATATGTGGTTTTATATTTTTATCCGAAAGATTCAACACCAGGTTGTACAACACAGGCTTGTGATTTCCGGGACAACTATGAAGATTTTAGTAAGTTGAATGCAGTGATTTTAGGTGTTAGCCCAGATAACGAAGCATCGCATCAAAAGTTTATTGGCAAGCATGGGCTTCCTTTTTCACTATTAATTGATGATGAACACGAAGTCGCGGAGCAATATGGCGTATGGAAATTAAAGAAAATGTTCGGACGTGAATTTATGGGGATTGAACGTTCTACATTTTTAATTAATCCTCAGGGGGACGTTGTGAAGGAATGGCGTAAAGTGAGAGTAAAAGGACATATCGATGAAGCATTAGAAACATTAACAGAGATTGTGAATGGGTAATTGATGATGGGGGTGTCATGATGGATGTATTATTTACATTTAAGATAGCAGAGCGTCAAAAAGCGGAATTAATCCAACAATTTCCAACATGTACGTTTCATTTTAAACGGACAGCATCTGGCGAAGAAGTAAACTTTGCGGATGTCATTGTCACATATGGCGGAAATATTAATCATGAACTATTAGCGCGTGCAGAACGGTTAAAGTGGATCATGGTTGCTTCAGCAGGGATAGAGAAGATGCCGCTTGAAGCATTAGAAGAACGAAAAATATTGGTGACAAATGTGCGCGGAATACATAAAACACCAATGGCAGAATCTGTGTTAGGGCATATATTAGCTTTGAAACGTTCTATTCCGGAAATTTACGCCATCCAAGAAACGAAAGAGTGGAAAGGTGATTTTCATTCCACAGAGTTACGTGACTCAACAGCACTTATTTTAGGGCCCGGTTCAATTGGTGGGGAAATTGGCAGATTACTACAAGCGTTTGGCGTTCGTACGGTAGGATGTAATCGTTCTGGAAGAAAAGCAGATTATATGGATGAAACGATTACGTTTGGACAACTAAAGGCCGAATTGCCGCAAGCGGATTTTGTTATTTCTGTATTGCCAAGTACACCGGAAACAACAGGGTTATTAACCGCTGAGCATTTTATGGCCATGAAAGATTCGGCGATATATTTAAACTTCGGTCGTGGTGACGTGCTGAATGAAGCGGAATTAATTGAAGCCTTAAAAGAGAAAAGGATTCATCATGCGGTACTTGATGTTTTTCAAACGGAGCCTTTACCAGAAGACAGTGAATTTTGGACATTGCCAAATTGTACTGTGTCCCCACATGTATCGAGTAAGTCGTGGAAGTATATTGAACGTGCATTAATTATTTTTCAAGAAAATCTTGAGAAGTTTTTAAAAAAAGAGGGAAACTTTTGTAATGTGGTCAATCTAAAACAAGGGTATTGAATTGTTTTTGTAGGGAAATGTTAGCATGAAAGCTTGTTCTCAATTGGATTCGTTTGGATGATAGTAAAGTTTCTGATAAGCATCGCTTTAGTTGACAAACCGACCATCAATTAAGTAAACTGATTATAATGATTACAAAGTAATAATCTTTACAGGATTGAGGTGCAGAGCGATGTCTGAAGTTACATTAAAAGACGCGCTGGACACGTTGAAACAAAGTGGAGTAAGAATCACTCCTCAAAGACATGCCATTTTAGAATATCTTGTTACTTCTAAATCACATCCAACTGCCGATGAAATATATAAATCACTTGCCAGTAACTTTCCTAATATGAGTGTAGCGACCGTCTATAATAATCTTCGTGTTTTTCTAAGCGTAGGACTCATTAAAGAACTCACGTACGGCGACGCTTCGAGTCGTTTCGATTTCATCACACATGACCATTATCATATTATTTGTGATGATTGTGGAAAGATTGTAGATTTCCACTATCCAGGCTTAGAAGAGGTTGAACAACTTGCCGCTCATATTACAGGATTTAAAGTGAATTCACATCGGTTAGAAGTGTATGGTACATGTCCGACGTGCTTAGCAAAATAAGAAAATAGTATTTTAAAAAACAGCCCAAAGTTTTATTCATGTAAAATTTGGGGCTGTTTTTATTTTCCTACATAAAGATTTGTATAATTTGAGGTAAATTTACGTAGAACTGTGTATGATTAATTAGTTCGTAAGCCTACGGGTTAATGACTAGTTGAGTTTTTATCTTTCTTTGCGTTACTTGGTCTATTGTATGACTCATCAAACTCTTTACCTTCAAGTGATGGGTCCATTGTTAGGGGCTCGCGACAATGTCCGCACATATCGACCCGTCCAACTATTTTTGTAAGGCCACCACAGCCCGGACATACAACTTGTGCCGCTCGGGTGGAAATGGCTCCAATCCATGCGTAGGTGATTGTACTTGCAATAATACATAACACACCCAGCGCCATGAAAATCAACATAATAATTTCATGTTTTCTGAAGAAAATCCCTGCGTACATAATAACAACACCGATAAATATTAATGAAAGAGCAAAAGAGCGAATGCGGTTTATCTTATTTTTATACGGTTTCATAAGAAATAATCCTCCTTAACTATCAACAATTACTATAGCATAATTTTATTAATTTCGATATTTTTAGAACTTGAATAAAGGAGTTTACGTCTAGGTGTCGAAGTGTAATTTAGAACAAGGAGGTGGGGACAATGGAGCAAGTTTTAAGGTCAATTTATCAAGAACGAGCAAGTGATCCGACAACACTTGGTGTGCTCCTCGTTGAAAAAAGAGAAGAAGAGGATCCGAATACAGATACGTTCGATGCAATCCTCCTGATCATTACGGCAGATGAGACAACCCCTATCTATACAAAACATTATATGTCTGACGCTGGAAATGCTGCTATGCATGTGATTAGTGATAGTCAACTTAAAAAGTGGTTGGTAGTAGGCTCAAAAAGAAAAGTTGTAGACTGGTTATTTAACGGTACGGTATATTTTGATCGCAATGAGTATGTTGAAAATATGAAACGCGAATTAATAGAGTATCCTTATTATGGTCAGAAAATCAAAATGGGGTTAGAACTTTC
This window of the Sporosarcina ureilytica genome carries:
- the bcp gene encoding thioredoxin-dependent thiol peroxidase produces the protein MTVLEGKKAPFFSLRNENGELVSLEDFANEKYVVLYFYPKDSTPGCTTQACDFRDNYEDFSKLNAVILGVSPDNEASHQKFIGKHGLPFSLLIDDEHEVAEQYGVWKLKKMFGREFMGIERSTFLINPQGDVVKEWRKVRVKGHIDEALETLTEIVNG
- a CDS encoding ABC transporter substrate-binding protein, with protein sequence MRKGKVWSLAIMLLLVLSTVLAACSGGDNESGEKDKEKDASEQSGSGGGETLVFGRGGDSTSLDPSRTTEGETFKVTINLFETLLTFEDEGTAVEPGLAKSWEPSEDGLTYTFELQEGVKFHDGTDFNAEAVVKNFERWASGDAEKHPYYNSMFGGFEGDEGHVIESVTAEGDHTVVFKLTRPQAPFLKNLAMDMFAIASPTAFEEQGDDDFERNPVGTGPFKFVEWKPNDSITIERFDDYWQEGLPKLDKVIFRSIPDNAARLNALTAGEIDLADGINPSDGASIEGNPDLQLFERPSMNVGYLGLTVTREPFDNKLVRQAMNHAIDKQSIIDAFFEGRADIAVNPMPPSVSGYNDEIEGYDYNPEKAKELLEEAGYGDGFEMELWAMPVPRPYMPDGEKVAEVIQKNLADIGITAKIVSHEWATYLELASKGDADAFMLGWTGDNGDPDNFLYVLLDEDNIGSNNYTYFKNDETHELFIEAQTEVDEEKRIELYKKAQEILHEEAPWVPLAHSIPLLAGSKDITGFLPHPTGSDLLSNVDLER
- a CDS encoding FUSC family protein, which translates into the protein MRLGARILKTGVAIVLALFIAELLKLPTTVFAGIAAIFAIQPSIYRSYLRIVEQIQGNIIGAIIAVTFVLIFGHQLIIIGLAAVVIILLMNKLGLEKSISMALVMMIAIMEIRGDEFLSFALLRFFTIVVGVLSAFLVNLLFMPPKYETKLFQSIHESQDEIIRWTRLAGRQASDHIATKKSIKKIRDRLTEIDQTYLFFKEERSYFKKITRAKTRKLVIYRQMIATSRSSYEMLKKLHQYENELINLPEHFRIMVQERLDILLTFHEQLHLKFVGKLKAENLESNLENYIQRHEVMEIFAKEISVTKEIEDFSTYHLLHILSAILNYEEQLEHLDKLITYIQKHHESEVSKEIQEDIY
- a CDS encoding D-2-hydroxyacid dehydrogenase, giving the protein MDVLFTFKIAERQKAELIQQFPTCTFHFKRTASGEEVNFADVIVTYGGNINHELLARAERLKWIMVASAGIEKMPLEALEERKILVTNVRGIHKTPMAESVLGHILALKRSIPEIYAIQETKEWKGDFHSTELRDSTALILGPGSIGGEIGRLLQAFGVRTVGCNRSGRKADYMDETITFGQLKAELPQADFVISVLPSTPETTGLLTAEHFMAMKDSAIYLNFGRGDVLNEAELIEALKEKRIHHAVLDVFQTEPLPEDSEFWTLPNCTVSPHVSSKSWKYIERALIIFQENLEKFLKKEGNFCNVVNLKQGY
- the perR gene encoding peroxide-responsive transcriptional repressor PerR → MSEVTLKDALDTLKQSGVRITPQRHAILEYLVTSKSHPTADEIYKSLASNFPNMSVATVYNNLRVFLSVGLIKELTYGDASSRFDFITHDHYHIICDDCGKIVDFHYPGLEEVEQLAAHITGFKVNSHRLEVYGTCPTCLAK
- a CDS encoding ABC transporter permease, with the translated sequence MLSYIGKRLLQLIPVLLGMTFIVFMIIRAIPGNPAQVILGQQATEEAVAALTAKLGLDKPWYTQYFDYLKGIMTGNLGESMRTRAPVAEEIWPYLAATFELALFAMIIAVVIGINAGIISAWFQNSWFDYTAMILALVGVSMPIFWLGLMGQWAFALELGWLPTTGREPVRDPVAAITHLYVIDTIIAGRFDQLGQVLRHLVLPGLALATIPMAIIARMTRSSMLEVMRSDYVRTARAKGQKMFFVVYKHALKNAIIPVLTIIGLQLGMLLGGAILTETIFAWPGIGRYIYEAIGYRDYPVIQSGILIVAFFFVMINLIVDLLYSFIDPRIKYD
- a CDS encoding glutamate-1-semialdehyde 2,1-aminomutase, with product MNRTKSEIIYKEATEHIVGGVNSPSRGYHAVGGGAPTVMDRAKGAYFWDVDGNKYIDYLAAYGPIVTGHAHPHITKAVTHAAETGLLYGTPTRHEVKFAKMLKEAMPKMDKVRFVNSGTEAVMTTIRVARAYTNRTKIMKFAGCYHGHSDLVLVAAGSGPATLGTPDSAGVPNSIAKEVITIPFNNPEAYKEAMEKWGHEVACVLVEPIVGNFGIVEPNEGFLELVHELAADKGALIVYDEVITAFRFHYGGAQDMLGLTPDLTALGKVIGGGLPIGAYGGKQEIMEQVAPLGPAYQAGTMAGNPASMLAGIACLEVLQTEGVYEEMDRLGTMLEEGILQSAKKHGVTLTTNRLGGALTLFFTDEKVENYEQAEATDGEVFGKFFKLLLKNGINIAPSKYEAWFLTTEHTEDDIKETISAVDKSFEELSATLNS
- a CDS encoding YgzB family protein; protein product: MKPYKNKINRIRSFALSLIFIGVVIMYAGIFFRKHEIIMLIFMALGVLCIIASTITYAWIGAISTRAAQVVCPGCGGLTKIVGRVDMCGHCREPLTMDPSLEGKEFDESYNRPSNAKKDKNSTSH
- the nikC gene encoding nickel transporter permease, with translation MSELAPKVDGIAEVEISQNVGPWREAWRGFRKSKVAVVGALIVLFFILLAIFGPFLAKEGINDQVMADRLQPPSAEYWLGTDDFGRDILSRIIHGARISLWVGFSSVIGSVIVGSILGIIAGYYGRWVDVLISRVFDIMLAFPSILLAIAIVAVLGPSLQNALIAIAIINVPNFGRLIRSKVLSIKEDEYITAAKGIGMRDVRILFAHILPNSMAPVIVQGTLAIATAILEAAALGFLGLGAQAPMPEWGKMLADSKNYMQTAPWTMIFPGLAIMLTVLGFNLMGDGLRDAMDPRMKN